From Carassius auratus strain Wakin chromosome 22, ASM336829v1, whole genome shotgun sequence, a single genomic window includes:
- the LOC113039866 gene encoding alpha-2A adrenergic receptor-like: MGCLNNSTNVTDTPYTLLVALPMSILVGFFILVIVFGNVLVIIAVFTSRALRAPQNLFLVSMASADILVATLVMPFSLANELMGCWAFGRVWCEIYLALDVLFCTASITHLCAISLDRYWSITQAIEYNLKRTPQRIKCIIVIVWIIAAVISFPPLITMKKEEGATCKINEEKWYIISSSIGSFFVPCIIMILVYIRIYQIAKKRTRAPPGDRMIKEAGKKEDDLERDPHEKLNGDPNPKPDEDMEESSSSDHKVSNPCSLKKKSSKGKTKRSQIKPGDGDKSEVLQTTKTSRWKGRQNREKRFTFVLAVVIGVFVICWFPFFFTYTLTAFCEECVPEPLFKFFFWFGYCNSSLNPIIYTIFNNDFRRSFKKILCRRDNRRGV, translated from the coding sequence ATGGGGTGTCTCAACAATTCAACCAATGTGACAGATACGCCATACACCCTGCTGGTGGCCCTTCCTATGAGCATCCTGGTGGGGTTCTTCATCCTCGTCATTGTCTTTGGCAATGTCCTGGTGATCATCGCAGTGTTCACGAGCCGAGCTCTCCGGGCTCCTCAGAACCTGTTCCTGGTGTCTATGGCCTCCGCTGATATATTGGTGGCTACACTGGTGATGCCGTTCTCGTTGGCGAATGAGTTGATGGGCTGCTGGGCCTTTGGGCGGGTTTGGTGCGAAATCTACCTGGCCTTGGACGTTCTCTTCTGCACGGCCTCGATCACTCACCTGTGCGCCATCAGTCTGGACAGATACTGGTCAATTACGCAAGCCATCGAGTACAACCTGAAGCGCACACCACAACGAATCAAGTGTATTATTGTTATAGTTTGGATCATCGCCGCCGTGATCTCCTTCCCGCCTCTGATAACCATGAAGAAGGAAGAGGGGGCAACCTGCAAAATCAATGAAGAAAAATGGTACATCATTTCCTCTTCCATTGGTTCGTTTTTCGTGCCTTGCATCATCATGATCCTCGTGTACATCCGAATTTACCAGATCGCCAAGAAGAGGACCAGAGCGCCACCTGGGGACCGGATGATAAAGGAAGCGGGCAAGAAGGAGGACGATCTGGAGAGGGATCCCCATGAGAAGCTCAATGGGGATCCCAACCCTAAACCAGACGAGGACATGGAGGAATCGTCCTCCTCGGACCACAAGGTCTCTAACCCCTGCTCCCTCAAGAAGAAGAGCTCCAAAGGAAAGACTAAGCGGAGCCAAATCAAACCGGGGGACGGCGACAAGAGCGAGGTCCTTCAGACCACCAAGACCAGCAGGTGGAAGGGCCGCCAAAACCGGGAAAAGCGCTTCACGTTCGTCTTGGCGGTGGTCATAGGCGTGTTCGTCATCTGCTGGTTCCCGTTTTTCTTCACCTACACATTGACGGCGTTTTGCGAAGAATGCGTGCCAGAACcacttttcaagtttttcttCTGGTTCGGCTACTGCAACAGCTCCCTCAATCCCATCATATACACCATCTTCAATAATGACTTCCGAAGATCCTTCAAGAAGATCCTCTGCCGCAGAGATAACAGGAGAGGGGTGTGA
- the LOC113039871 gene encoding leucine-rich repeat protein SHOC-2 — protein sequence MSSTLGKDKDSKEREPKAEGKSKTKGKDAKDGKKDTSGASPAVAFTLDSTIKRPNPPPSTRKKASNAEVIKELNKCREENSTRLDLSKRSIHLLPSSIKELTQLTELYLYSNKLQSLPAEVGCLSGLVTLALSENSLTSLPESLDNLKKLRMLDLRHNKLREIPAVVYRVTSLTTLYLRFNRITTVEKDIKNLSKLTMLSIRENKIKHLPAEIGELCNLITLDVAHNQLEHLPKEIGNCTQITNLDLQHNELLDLPETIGNLSSINRLGLRYNRLSAIPRSLSKCRELEELNLENNNISVLPEGLLSSLVNLTSLTLARNCFQSYPAGGPSQFSTIYSLNMEHNRINKIPFGIFSRAKVLSKLNMKDNQLTSLPLDFGTWTSMVELNLATNQLTKIPEDICGLVSLEVLILSNNLLKKLPHGIGNLRKLRELDLEENKLECLPNEIAYLKDLQKLVLTNNQLTTLPRGIGHLTNLTYLGLGENLLQHLPEEIGTLENLEDLYLNDNPNLHSLPFELALCSKLSIMSIENCPLSHLPPQIVAGGPSFIIQFLKMQGPYRAMV from the exons ATGAGCAGTACTCTGGGTAAAGATAAAGACTCTAAGGAGAGGGAACCCAAAGCCGAAGGGAAATCCAAAACCAAAGGGAAAGATGCCAAAGACGGGAAGAAGGACACGAGCGGTGCTTCGCCCGCAGTGGCCTTCACCTTGGACAGCACGATAAAGAGGCCCAACCCACCGCCTAGCACGCGCAAAAAAGCCAGCAACGCGGAGGTCATCAAGGAGCTGAACAAGTGCCGAGAGGAGAACTCGACGCGCCTGGACCTGTCCAAGAGATCCATCCATCTGTTGCCCTCTTCCATCAAGGAGCTGACCCAGCTGACCGAGCTGTACCTGTACAGCAACAAGCTGCAAAGCCTGCCGGCCGAGGTGGGATGCCTGTCGGGGCTGGTGACGCTGGCGCTCAGCGAGAACTCTCTCACCAGTCTCCCTGAGTCGCTGGACAACCTGAAGAAGCTGCGCATGCTCGACCTGCGGCACAACAAGCTTCGGGAGATCCCAGCTGTGGTCTACCGCGTCACCTCCCTCACCACGCTCTACCTGCGCTTCAATCGGATCACCACCGTGGAGAAGGACATCAAGAATCTGTCCAAACTCACCATGCTCAGCATCCGAGAGAACAAGATCAAACATCTGCCTGCAGAGATCG GTGAGCTCTGTAATTTGATTACGCTGGATGTAGCCCACAACCAGCTGGAGCACCTTCCTAAAGAGATCGGCAATTGTACTCAGATCACCAACCTTGACCTGCAGCACAACGAGCTTCTTGACTTACCTGAGACTATAG GTAACTTGTCAAGTATAAACCGTCTGGGTCTGAGGTACAACCGTCTGTCAGCGATCCCTCGATCTTTATCGAAGTGCCGAGAGCTGGAGGAACTCAACCTTGAAAACAACAACATCTCGGTGTTACCAGAG GGTCTTCTCTCCAGTCTGGTGAACCTGACGAGTCTGACGCTGGCGCGAAACTGCTTCCAGTCTTACCCAGCGGGCGGCCCGTCCCAGTTCTCCACCATCTACTCACTCAACATGGAGCACAACCGTATCAACAAGATCCCTTTCGGCATCTTCTCCCGAGCCAAAGTGCTCAGCAAACTCAATATGAAG GACAACCAGTTAACGTCTCTTCCGCTGGATTTTGGGACGTGGACCAGTATGGTAGAGCTGAACCTGGCAACAAACCAGCTTACCAAGATTCCAGAGGACATCTGTGGACTTGTGTCTTTAGAG GTCCTCATATTGTCCAACAATCTTTTGAAGAAGTTGCCTCATGGGATAGGAAACTTACGAAAACTGCGGGAGCTTGACCTGGAGGAGAACAAACTGGAGTGCCTCCCAAATGAGATCGCCTACCTTAAGGATCTGCAG AAACTTGTGTTGACCAATAATCAGCTGACCACTTTGCCGCGAGGAATCGGTCACCTGACTAACCTGACGTACTTGGGCTTGGGAGAGAACCTGCTGCAGCACCTACCTGAGGAGATCG GTACACTGGAGAACCTGGAGGACCTGTACCTGAACGACAACCCTAACCTGCACAGTCTGCCGTTCGAGCTGGCGCTCTGCAGTAAGCTGTCTATCATGAGCATAGAGAACTGTCCCCTCAGCCACCTCCCGCCGCAGATCGTCGCCGGAGGCCCTTCCTTCATCATCCAGTTCCTCAAGATGCAGGGTCCCTACCGCGCCATGGTCTGA
- the bbip1 gene encoding BBSome-interacting protein 1 — protein sequence MPEVKSMFREVLPKQGQLSVEDVPTMVLCKPKLLPLKSVTLEKLEKMQQDAQEIIKQQELALKEQQPQPPERAE from the exons ATGCCTGAAGTGAAATCAATGTTTCGAGAGGTTCTGCCTAAACAAG GTCAGCTCTCCGTGGAGGACGTTCCCACCATGGTCCTGTGCAAACCCAAACTCCTGCCTCTGAAGTCTGTGACGCTGGAGAAACTGGAGAAGATGCAGCAGGACGCTCAGGAGATCATCAAACAACAGGAGCTGGCTTTGAAGGAGCAGCAGCCGCAGCCGCCTGAGAGAGCAGAGTAG
- the pdcd4b gene encoding programmed cell death protein 4b, producing the protein MATDCEAWLNANPVEAGDLSDSFPSGDEDNTFTGNVNNEINGNWISAPTSTINEARLKAKVKRRLRKNSSKDSGRGDSLSDNGDVVRSVVPPTSPKGKLLNRRSRMGKGRGLPKKGGAGGKGVWGSPGEVYGEDEVDVKDPNYDAEQENCVYETLVLPLDDETFEKTLTPIVQEYFEHGDANEVAELLAELNLGSMRSDVPMLAISLALEAKASHRELTSRLLSELCGCVLTAGDVEASFHKLLKELPDLVLDTPGAPQMLGQFIARAVADSILPKSFIDGYKGRVDCEYARAALDRAAVLLRMSRWTGLRIDSLWGSGGGQRPVNQLIKEVNLLLKEFLLSGDTVEAERCLRELEVPHFHHEFVYEAVIMVLESKGDRTLQMILQLLKSLCASTVITVDQLRRGFERVYVDMADLSIDVPCAYSLLEQFVEQSFNAGVIDKKLRDLCPCRGRKRFISEGDGGRLKLSSY; encoded by the exons ATGGCAACTGACTGTGAGGCATGGCTGAATGCAAACCCTGTTG AAGCTGGAGATCTCAGCGATTCCTTCCCCTCCGGGGATGAGGACAACACCTTCACTGGAAACGTTAATAACGAGATTAACGGAAACTGGATCTCGGCCCCCACCAGCACCATCAACGAGGCAAGACTCAAGGCCAAGGTGAAGAGACGTCTGAGGAAGAACTCCTCCAAGGACTCGGGCCGGGGCGACTCGCTGAGCGATAACGGTGATGTGGTCCGCTCTGTGGTGCCACCCACCAGCCCTAAGGGCAAACTGCTAAACCGGAGGTCGAGGATGGGCAAGGGACGAGGCCTGCCCAAGAAAG GTGGGGCAGGGGGTAAAGGTGTATGGGGGTCACCTGGGGAGGTTTATGGTGAAGATGAAGTTGACGTTAAAGACCCCAATTACGATGCGGAGCAG GAGAACTGCGTATATGAGACGCTCGTCCTCCCTCTGGACGACGAGACGTTTGAGAAGACGCTCACTCCTATCGTTCAAGAGTACTTCGAGCACGGAGATGCTAATGAAGTGGCG GAGTTGCTTGCTGAGCTGAACCTGGGCAGCATGCGCAGCGACGTGCCCATGCTAGCCATATCACTAGCGCTGGAGGCCAAAGCCAGCCACCGGGAGCTGACGTCACGACTGCTCAGCGAGCTCtgcgggtgtgtgctcacagcgGGCGACGTGGAGGCCTCCTTCCACAAACTGCTGAAAGAGCTGCCCGACCTGGTGCTGGACACACCTGGAGCTCCACAG ATGCTCGGTCAGTTCATCGCTCGAGCCGTCGCAGACAGCATCCTCCCAAAAAGCTTCATAGATGGCTACAAAGGACGAGTAGATTGTGAATACGCCAG AGCGGCTCTGGATCGCGCCGCTGTGCTGCTGAGGATGAGTCGATGGACCGGCCTGCGCATCGACAGCCTCTGGGGCTCGGGCGGCGGCCAGAGACCTGTCAATCAACTGATCAAAGAG GTGAACCTGCTGCTGAAGGAGTTTCTGTTGTCAGGAGACACGGTGGAAGCCGAGCGCTGCCTGAGAGAACTGGAAGTCCCACACTTCCATCATGAGTTCGTTTATGAG GCGGTTATCATGGTTCTGGAGTCTAAAGGCGACAGGACGCTTCAGATGATCCTGCAGCTCCTGAAGTCTCTGTGCGCCTCCACGGTCATCACTGTGGACCAGCTGAGACGG GGCTTTGAGAGGGTGTATGTGGACATGGCAGATCTCAGTATTGACGTGCCGTGTGCGTATTCGCTCCTGGAGCAGTTCGTGGAGCAGAGCTTTAACGCCGGGGTCATCGATAAAAAACTCCGAGACCTCTGTCCTTGTCG GGGCCGTAAGAGGTTCATCAGTGAAGGAGACGGAGGGCGTCTCAAACTCTCCAGCTACTGA